Proteins encoded in a region of the Diabrotica virgifera virgifera chromosome 4, PGI_DIABVI_V3a genome:
- the LOC114329018 gene encoding uncharacterized protein LOC114329018, whose translation MPVKENTETHTPENEPVCQETQNQPPPTEVREITQTDKLNKRLLQSFLTRINQSNYNFNAVDDENEEKGNESDTNNFQ comes from the coding sequence atgcCCGTAAAAGAAAATACAGAAACACATACACCAGAAAATGAACCTGTTTGCCAAGAGACTCAAAATCAACCACCGCCCACGGAAGTGCGTGAAATTACACAAACAGATAAATTAAACAAGCGTCTTTTGCAGTCTTTTCTTACAAGAATTAATCAATCTAACTATAATTTTAACGCTGTCGAtgatgaaaatgaagaaaaagGGAACGAAAGTGATACTAATAATTTTCAGTAA